A window of Xiphophorus hellerii strain 12219 chromosome 7, Xiphophorus_hellerii-4.1, whole genome shotgun sequence contains these coding sequences:
- the LOC116723534 gene encoding E3 ubiquitin-protein ligase TRIM69-like, whose translation MATAASILSKEHLLCPICLDVFNQPVSTPCGHNFCRDCIQRYWQSTNPPQCPMCKHKLYKRPDLKVNTFISELAAQFKDHGEMKYKDKLRSMDMSGHKGEVACDVCIGKRVKAFKTCLECLASFCQTHLEPHHVLGTLKKHTLINPIMNMRDRLCKKHESLLNLFCHTDQMYVCQVCVEDDHKAHRMAPIKHESQDRRDQIRSMNMEVQEDIHSRLEKTCEIGQAVEFSKRNTEKEVEESFLVFNKLLQVVKTVQADVAEAILAKQRCVESRASEMTLDLEQEINQLTNRSTDLELLSQTNDDLYLLQSFPAFSTKLPIKDWSGIWVESAVYVGTVRRALRRAESQLEETIKAEVKRLCKVEFERVKAYAVDVTLDPDTAHPKLVLSENRKQVYHSDVAVNLPDNPARFYPCVSVLGKEGFCFGRFSYEVQVKGKTEWDIGVGLESVNRKGGNLLNPERGYWTLGMREDESYWALSSPPVRLPLVEKPQAVLVYVDMEVGQVSFYNSDSHSHIYTYTGYTFSERLFPYFNPRRNHSGVNSAPLLILPLNI comes from the coding sequence ATGGCTACAGCCGCCAGCATTCTGTCCAAGGAGCATCTCCTTTGCCCCATCTGTCTGGATGTGTTTAACCAGCCAGTCTCCACTCCGTGCGGGCACAACTTCTGTCGTGACTGCATCCAGAGATACTGGCAGAGTACCAATCCGCCGCAATGCCCCATGTGTAAACACAAGCTGTACAAGAGGCCTGACCTCAAAGTCAACACCTTCATATCCGAGCTGGCTGCTCAATTTAAAGACCATGGGGAAATGAAGTACAAAGACAAGCTCAGAAGTATGGACATGTCAGGCCACAAGGGGGAAGTTGCTTGTGATGTGTGTATTGGTAAACGGGTGAAAGCTTTTAAAACCTGTCTGGAATGTTTGGCTTCATTTTGCCAGACACATCTGGAGCCCCATCACGTTCTAGGCACCCTCAAGAAACACACCCTGATCAACCCAATTATGAACATGCGAGACAGATTGTGTAAGAAACACGAGAGCCTCCTGAACCTGTTCTGCCACACAGACCAGATGTACGTGTGCCAGGTCTGTGTTGAGGATGACCACAAGGCACATCGTATGGCTCCTATAAAGCATGAAAGCCAAGACAGGAGAGATCAGATCAGAAGTATGAACATGGAAGTGCAAGAAGACATCCACAGTAGGCTAGAGAAAACGTGTGAGATCGGTCAAGCTGTTGAGTTTAGcaaaagaaacactgaaaaagagGTTGAAGAGAGTTTTCTGGTCTTCAACAAACTGCTTCAAGTTGTTAAGACAGTCCAAGCTGACGTGGCTGAGGCTATCTTAGCAAAGCAAAGGTGTGTCGAAAGCAGGGCTAGTGAGATGACATTGGATCTTGAGCAAGAGATTAATCAGCTGACAAACAGGAGCACTGATTTGGAGCTGCTCTCACAGACAAATGATGATCTCTACCTTCTCCAGAGCTTTCCGGCTTTCTCCACTAAGCTGCCCATCAAAGACTGGTCTGGGATTTGGGTAGAAAGTGCAGTCTATGTGGGAACAGTGAGAAGGGCACTCAGGAGAGCAGAATCACAGCTTGAGGAAACCATCAAGGCAGAGGTAAAGAGGCTTTGCAAGGTTGAATTTGAGCGAGTAAAAGCCTACGCTGTGGATGTGACGCTGGATCCAGATACAGCTCACCCCAAACTCGTTCTTTCAGAAAACCGGAAGCAGGTCTATCACAGCGATGTGGCTGTGAACCTCCCTGACAATCCAGCAAGATTTTACCCTTGTGTTAGTGTCTTGGGGAAGGAGGGCTTCTGCTTCGGAAGGTTCTCCTATGAGGTTCAGGTGAAAGGGAAGACAGAGTGGGATATCGGAGTGGGACTCGAGTCGGTCAATAGAAAAGGAGGGAATCTGCTGAACCCTGAAAGAGGCTACTGGACTCTGGGAATGAGGGAGGATGAGAGTTACTGGGCACTCAGCAGTCCTCCTGTTAGACTGCCACTGGTGGAAAAACCCCAGGCAGTCCTGGTGTACGTGGACATGGAAGTGGGGCAGGTTTCATTTTACAACTCAGACTCTCACTCTCATATCTACACGTACACTGGATACACTTTCAGTGAGAGACTTTTCCCCTACTTCAACCCGCGAAGGAATCACAGTGGGGTCAATTCAGCACCTCTCCTTATCCTGCCTTTGAATATCTAA
- the gpr156 gene encoding probable G-protein coupled receptor 156 has product MVDRLGPVMEPELNCSSVCDSPHCLIQAGLSRQEGQDILWRLCILNSLAAEVPRRSLSPALRAVVWTMLSSGILLAFCFLVFTLRFKSNRIVKMSSPNLNVLTLFGSVLTYISGFLFAIDEQAHKQADVCITLLQARMWMLCIGSTLVFGPILGKTWRLYRVFTQRVPDKRVIIRDIQLIGMVVLLILLEILILTTWNLTDPVRCSQSVRAVAKATERDTSYSLSQLDSCSSEYSNIWLIIIAVQKGCLLLYGTYLAGLTSNVSHPPVNQSPTIITAVTLVTFSSAVAFPVFFFLHTWPNLVYSTVAGAIFICTLATNCMLFVPQLTQWRQFEEDQNNQSQMAKYFSSPSKSQPSVYSQDEIYFLLGENSSMKKLLNEKNAAIDSLQEQVNNAKDKLLRLMTASQPLGDQDVDSSAAYFNSSSTQTTELQSEGSSSSCLSQRDTKSRLLPPPASHNLTLPPDPSNTLRIPSIQNSVNLNPASSPFTDDILSGSRKDVPNSATRQKAESTVRENVKQPLSPTFPGRTAEEAVHFVTSLQNHRRLNPSQVEQFASHGGLPTHVGPNPKLTGFVSSEKLQEIIQELSMDAVMETALRFPGQASKTSSQPKLNTLSPLSLCSSHSLFQYPSISPYAMRKRRPPFHPSRRALSSSCFYTGSDVPICELKRDSSEHQNPDETHFRADCSVTDLDKSIEEKEGDKEGEEEVKNCQRHASRSHNCPLWRCATQNCSPEHDVGEDDSGKQRHRCIRDSSGYWDSDSSSSTDYCYYHRPYCDSCLQRGTFLSSDSSSDSSDSEYEDYTNLCRPPRPVVFKDDLKPTLV; this is encoded by the exons ATGGTGGACAGACTGGGGCCAGTCATGGAGCCTGAGCTGAACTGCAGCTCTGTGTGTGATTCCCCACATTGCCTCATCCAGGCTGGACTCAGCAGGCAGGAAGGCCAGGACATCCTATGGAGACTATGCATCCTAAACTCG tTGGCAGCAGAGGTCCCAAGGCGTTCCCTCTCTCCTGCGCTCAGAGCGGTTGTCTGGACGATGCTATCGTCTGGCATCCTGTTGGCGTTCTGCTTTCTGGTTTTCACCCTGCGCTTCAAAAGCAACAG GATAGTGAAGATGTCCAGTCCCAACCTAAACGTTCTGACTCTCTTTGGAAGTGTCCTCACATATATTAGCGGCTTTCTATTTGCAATTGATGAGCAAGCTCATAAACAAGCTGACGTTTGTATTACGTTGCTTCAA GCTCGGATGTGGATGCTTTGCATTGGAAGCACCCTGGTCTTTGGGCCAATTTTGGGAAAGACCTGGAGGCTTTACAGAGTTTTCACTCAGCGAGTTCCTGACAAGAGAGTG ATCATTCGAGACATCCAGCTGATTGGCATGGTAGTTCTACTGATTCTACTGGAGATTCTGATTCTCACCACCTGGAATCTCACAGACCCGGTGAGATGCTCACAATCTGTCAGAGCTGTGGCCAAG GCGACTGAGAGAGACACCTCCTACTCTTTGTCACAGCTGGACTCTTGCTCCTCAGAATACTCAAATATTTGGCTCATCATCATTGCTGTTCAGAAA GGTTGCCTCCTCCTTTATGGCACATACCTGGCTGGACTCACCAGCAATGTCAGCCATCCTCCAGTCAACCAGTCTCCCACCATCATTACGGCCGTCACTCTGGTCACCTTTTCCTCTGCTGTGGCCTTCCCTGTGTTCTTCTTCCTACACACCTGGCCCAACCTGGTCTACAGCACTGTAGCTGGAGCCATCTTCATCTGCACACTGGCCACTAACTGCATGCTGTTTGTGCCACAG CTGACCCAGTGGCGACAGTTTGAGGAGGATCAGAACAACCAGAGTCAGATGGCCAAATATTTCAGCAGCCCCAGTAAGAGTCAGCCATCTGTCTACAGCCAGGATGAGATCTACTTCCTGCTGGGGGAGAACAGCTCAATGAAGAAGCTCTTGAATGAG aAGAATGCTGCTATTGACAGTCTTCAAGAGCAGGTAAACAACGCCAAGGATAAACTCCTGAGGCTCATGACAGCAAGTCAGCCCCTAGGGGACCAGGACGTTGATTCCTCTGCTGCTTATTTCAACTCCTCCTCTACCCAGACCACTGAGCTTCAGTCTGAAGGAAGCTCCTCTTCCTGTTTATCTCAGAGAGACACAAAATCCAGACTTTTGCCTCCTCCGGCCTCTCATAATCTCACTCTGCCTCCTGATCCCTCAAATACACTCCGGATACCTTCCATTCAAAACTCAGTGAACCTCAATCCTGCTTCTTCCCCCTTTACTGATGACATCCTGAGTGGAAGCCGGAAAGATGTCCCCAACTCTGCAACTAGACAGAAAGCTGAATCCACAGTGAGAGAGAATGTCAAGCAACCTCTGTCCCCCACATTTCCAGGAAGGACAGCGGAGGAGGCTGTTCATTTTGTCACCTCTCTTCAAAACCACAGAAGACTGAATCCCTCTCAAGTTGAACAATTTGCCAGTCATGGTGGCCTGCCAACGCATGTGGGACCAAATCCCAAACTGACTGGTTTTGTCAGCAGCGAGAAGCTGCAAGAGATCATCCAGGAGCTGAGCATGGATGCAGTCATGGAGACAGCGCTTCGATTTCCAGGTCAGGCGTCTAAGACGTCATCTCAACCGAAACTGAACACGTTGTCCCCTCTGTCCCTCTGCTCCTCTCATTCTCTCTTCCAATACCCCAGCATCTCTCCATACGCGATGAGAAAACGTCGGCCTCCTTTCCACCCCTCCAGGAGAGCTTTGTCCTCTTCCTGCTTCTACACAGGCTCAGATGTTCCCATTTGTGAACTGAAAAGGGACAGCAGTGAACACCAAAATCCAGATGAGACACATTTTCGTGCTGATTGCAGCGTCACTGATTTAGACAAGTCAATAGAGGAGAAAGAGGGTGATAaagagggagaagaggaagTGAAAAACTGTCAAAGACATGCTTCGCGGTCTCACAACTGCCCACTCTGGCGTTGTGCTACACAGAACTGTTCACCTGAGCACGATGTGGGAGAAGACGACAGCGGCAAGCAACGCCATCGATGCATCAGAGACTCGAGTGGATATTGGGATTCAGACTCTAGCAGCTCCACAGATTACTGCTACTACCATCGTCCTTACTGTGATTCCTGCCTGCAGCGGGGCACCTTTCTGTCCTCAGACAGCTCCTCAGACTCGTCTGACAGCGAGTACGAGGATTACACCAACCTCTGTCGCCCCCCGCGGCCCGTTGTGTTTAAAGATGACCTCAAACCTACTTTAGTATGA